From the Anser cygnoides isolate HZ-2024a breed goose chromosome 24, Taihu_goose_T2T_genome, whole genome shotgun sequence genome, one window contains:
- the AHDC1 gene encoding transcription factor Gibbin isoform X1 produces the protein MRVKPPGPVVTTSVVRGSPDYVREPKFYPPGHPAQRPPACPAEKALSCSVLSFPEGSCPALGREHQAGSLLHGDPADRCQSVHGGTKAAEDLLGCAGEPRILGGSAEEAAARDRAPKTFPNATLASGRCNVDSIVALLRSKCGNGHINLHPVVQLIDIMKDLNRLSEDLKSSGVHLDCGSLRGGGGGGHEDGRLLPADRDLQYSFFSSPSLANSIRSPEERGVLCKAEPPRHPRPPARDGEAEGGGGSAPQPPPASKAPAEEAGCSQPDAGDYSDLAEADILNELASLACPGTQLLESQSMEAQPQLLPAQELDSQSRLLDSQSLESQPQLLDSQSLEPLPESLELQNLEPLGLQSLEPLSESLELQSLEPLSESLELQSLEPLAEPLGLQTLEPLPGALEPQLLEARAPLLATEPSLLEAQTLGPVPELLEAQAGTGDPLRPHGLQPRLGGCPLSGVVKRGPCGGRGAGRCGEDHRKYALRRTDKPKMLCRRRRAGRGRRADVAPESRVLPLALPAEVPPGPEEPSTPLLTPPPPPEALDPDEVPKAPAVAGKKSKCRGVRKMVVKMAKIPVSLGRRNKTTYKVSSLSSNLNLEGKELAASSSMEPTPLLKMKNNGRNVVVVFPPGEMPIILKRKRGRPPKNLLLGQAKPKEPAPEVKKRRRRKQKLASPQPSYIADTNDSKADYSDVLAKLAFLNRQSQCSGRCSPPRCWTPSEPESIHQAPDTQSISHFLHRVQGFRRRGGKAGGFGGRGGGHAARASRCSFSDFFEGIGRKKKAPAAVHADPVHPRKRGRPEPDPVGKPKRKRRTRKNGVLFPEQNPGQSFSDSASEWAGEKGSPWAPHHGHAAGQASRNCSYQGAEARPFHAAALESGSSGRAGFYAGSAASSQAEVSQERHSLFTGYFRSLLDSDDSSDLLDFALSASRSESRKSAAAYTAPPNALAGQRGGLAAYPARGGKVAASAAAPGAEAAFHAAMQGRQAFPPGRPAAGYGVAQGASECRGAEAFPKLVPPSAVSRSPTAHPAASGTPGYPQYGGYSAGQSVAPASVFPPGKQYPSAQDCPTSKDCSFAYGSGSSLPSSPSSAHSAGYAQQTAGPSLPLGKASFFNSAEGGQFSSAAHTPLRCDSRASTVSPGGYMVPKGSASFQPSPENCRQFPSASQWAFRQGYGGLDWSSEAFSQLYNPGFECHLNEPNVILDISNYTPQKAKQQTVSETFSESSSDSTQFNQPAGYRRANSEASSSEGQSSLSSLEKLMMDWNEASSAPGYNWNQSVLFQSNSKPGRGRRKKVDMFDTSHLNFSSSSSSSSVYPSKRSTGPRQPRGSRGACASKKERGTGKAKFPTKSQPVNPLFQESTDLGLDYYSGDSSMSPLPSQSRGFGVGERDPCDYAGPYSMNPSTPSDGTFVQGFQSDSPGLGQPDLESKHFPALPHQLAAPGQQTVFEAGLQKAFSPNCSPTLAFKEDLRAGDLRKLPACDSLKHSMQGGALPHAPHMACRDLPMPQPHYDSPSCKNPPYWYSPNASTRSPSSYDGKAGAGMLVDFMGRTDPSCLNPHLSSPSGTHPPKGEKEPLEMSRAHHRGPYACPLINDLNISPVPRDSMLQLQDNYRYPSFAPQGHPVMAPTQKSGFLGPMVEQQHPEDTFTVTSL, from the coding sequence ATGCGCGTGAAGCCCCCGGGCCCAGTGGTAACGACCAGCGTTGTGCGCGGCTCGCCCGACTACGTCCGAGAGCCCAAGTTCTACCCGCCGGGGCACCCGGCGCAGCGGCCCCCGGCCTGCCCGGCGGAGAAGGCCTTATCCTGCAGCGTGCTGAGCTTCCCTGAGGGCTCGTGCCCCGCGCTCGGCCGGGAGCACCAGGCAGGCTCGCTGCTGCACGGCGACCCGGCCGACCGGTGCCAGAGCGTGCACGGCGGCACCAAGGCGGCCGAGGACTTGCTGGGCTGCGCCGGCGAGCCCCGGATCCTGGGGGGCAGCGCGGAGGAGGCAGCCGCCCGCGACCGGGCGCCCAAGACCTTCCCCAACGCGACGCTGGCCTCGGGCCGCTGCAACGTCGACAGCATCGTCGCCCTGCTCCGGAGCAAGTGCGGCAACGGGCACATCAACCTCCACCCCGTGGTGCAGCTCATCGACATCATGAAGGACCTCAACCGCCTCTCCGAGGACCTCAAGAGCAGCGGGGTGCACCTGGACTGCGGCAGCCTccgtggcggcggcggcggcggccacgAGGACGGCCGCCTCCTGCCCGCCGACCGCGACCTCCAGTACAGCTTCTTCTCCTCGCCCTCCCTGGCCAACAGCATCCGCAGCCCCGAGGAGCGCGGGGTGCTCTGCAAAGCGGAGCCGCCgcggcacccccggcccccggcccgcgACGGGGAGGccgagggcgggggggggagcgccccgcagcctcctccagcctccaAAGCGCCCGCGGAGGAAGCCGGTTGCTCCCAGCCCGACGCCGGCGACTACTCGGACCTGGCCGAGGCGGACATCCTGAACGAACTGGCCTCCCTGGCATGCCCGGGGACGCAGCTGCTGGAGTCGCAGTCGATGGAGGCGCAGCCCCAGTTGCTCCCGGCCCAAGAGCTGGACTCCCAGTCCCGGCTGCTGGATTCCCAGTCGCTGGAGTcgcagccccagctgctcgATTCGCAGAGCTTGGAGCCGCTGCCGGAGTCGCTGGAGCTACAGAACCTGGAGCCGCTGGGGCTGCAGTCGCTGGAGCCACTCTCCGAGTCGCTGGAGCTGCAGTCGCTGGAGCCGCTCTCCGAATCGCTGGAGCTGCAGTCGCTGGAGCCGTTGGCGGAGCCGCTGGGGCTGCAGACGCTGGAGCCGCTGCCCGGAGCCTTGGAaccgcagctcctggaggcgcgggccccgctgctggcaACCGAGCCCTCGCTGCTGGAGGCGCAGACCCTGGGACCCGTGCCGGAGCTGCTGGAGGCGCAGGCGGGCACCGGGGACCCACTGCGGCCCCACGGCCTGCAGCCCCGCCTGGGGGGGTGTCCCCTGAGCGGCGTGGTGAAACGCGGCCCctgcgggggccggggggccgggaggTGCGGCGAGGACCACCGCAAGTACGCGCTGCGCCGGACTGACAAGCCAAAGATGCTGTGccgcaggaggagggcagggcgAGGGCGCCGGGCGGACGTCGCCCCCGAGAGCCGCGTCCTgcccctcgccctgcccgcCGAGGTGCCCCCGGGGCCCGAGGAGCCCAGCACCCCGCTGCTgacccccccgccaccccctgAAGCCCTGGACCCCGACGAGGTGCCCAAGGCCCCCGCCGTGGCGGGGAAGAAGAGCAAGTGCCGCGGGGTGCGGAAGATGGTGGTGAAGATGGCCAAGATCCCCGTGTCGCTGGGGAGGAGGAACAAAACCACCTACAAGGTCTCGTCACTCAGCAGCAACCTGAACCTGGAGGgcaaggagctggcggccagcagCTCCATGGAGCCCACGCCGCTGCTCAAGATGAAGAACAACGGGCGCAACGTGGTGGTGGTCTTCCCCCCCGGCGAGATGCCCATCATCCTGAAGCGCAAGCGGGGCAGGCCCCCCAAGAacctgctgctgggccaggccAAACCCAAGGAGCCCGCCCCGgaggtgaagaagaggaggaggaggaagcagaagcTGGCCTCGCCCCAGCCCTCTTACATCGCCGACACCAACGACAGCAAAGCCGACTACTCGGACGTGCTGGCCAAGCTGGCCTTCCTCAACCGGCAGAGCCAGTGCTCGGGGCGCTGCTCGCCGCCCCGCTGCTGGACGCCCAGCGAGCCCGAGTCCATCCACCAGGCACCCGACACCCAGAGCATCTCCCACTTCTTGCACCGCGTCCAGGGCTTCCGCCGGCGCGGCGGCAAGGCGGGCGGCTTCGGCGGGCGCGGCGGTGGGCACGCCGCCCGCGCCTCCCGCTGCTCCTTCAGCGACTTCTTCGAGGGCATCGGCAGGAAGAAGAAGGCCCCGGCCGCCGTGCACGCCGACCCCGTGCACCCGCGCAAGAGGGGCCGGCCGGAGCCCGACCCCGTGGGCAAGCCCAAGCGCAAGCGGCGGACCCGCAAGAACGGGGTGCTCTTCCCTGAGCAAAACCCCGGCCAGAGCTTCAGCGACAGTGCCTCCGAGTGGGCTGGGGAGAAGGGCAGCCCTTGGGCCCCCCACCATGGCCACGCCGCCGGCCAGGCCAGCCGCAACTGCAGCTACCAAGGGGCCGAGGCCAGGCCCTTCCACGCCGCGGCGCTGGAGTCGGGCTCCTCCGGCCGGGCCGGCTTCTACGCCGGCAGCGCAGCGTCCTCGCAGGCCGAGGTCAGCCAGGAGCGGCACAGCCTCTTCACGGGGTATTTCCGCTCCTTGCTGGACTCGGACGACTCCTCCGACCTGCTGGACTTCGCCCTCTCGGCCTCGCGCTCCGAGTCCCGTAAATCGGCGGCCGCCTACACGGCTCCCCCCAACGCCCTGGCGGGCCAACGGGGGGGTCTGGCCGCCTACCCGGCCCGGGGGGGCAAAGTGGCGGcgtcagcagcagcccctggcgCCGAGGCCGCCTTCCACGCGGCCATGCAAGGCCGCCAGGCCTTCCctcccggccgccccgccgctgGTTACGGGGTGGCCCAAGGAGCCTCGGAGTGCCGCGGCGCCGAGGCCTTCCCCAAGCTGGTGCCACCCTCGGCCGTGTCGCGGTCGCCCACGGCACACCCGGCGGCCAGCGGCACCCCCGGCTACCCCCAGTACGGCGGCTACAGCGCGGGGCAGAGCGTGGCGCCCGCCAGCGTCTTCCCCCCGGGGAAGCAGTACCCGTCGGCGCAGGACTGCCCCACCAGCAAGGACTGCAGCTTCGCCTacggcagcggcagcagcctCCCGTCCTCCCCCAGCAGCGCCCACAGCGCCGGCTACGCGCAGCAGACGGCCGGCCCCAGCCTGCCGCTGGGCAAGGCCTCCTTCTTCAACAGCGCCGAGGGCGGCCAGTTCTCCAGCGCCGCGCACACCCCGCTGCGCTGCGACAGCCGGGCCAGCACCGTCTCGCCCGGAGGCTACATGGTGCCCAAAGGCTCGGCCTCCTTCCAGCCCTCGCCCGAGAACTGCCGGCAGTTCCCCAGCGCGTCCCAGTGGGCTTTCCGGCAGGGCTACGGCGGGTTGGACTGGAGCTCGGAGGCCTTCAGCCAGCTCTACAACCCGGGCTTCGAGTGCCACCTCAACGAGCCCAACGTCATCCTGGACATCTCCAACTACACCCCGCAGAAGGCCAAGCAGCAGACGGTCTCGGAGACCTTCTCCGAGTCCTCCTCCGACAGCACCCAGTTCAACCAGCCGGCCGGCTACCGGCGCGCCAACAGCGAGGCCTCGTCCAGCGAGGGCCAGTCCAGCCtctccagcctggagaagctCATGATGGACTGGAACGAGGCGTCCTCGGCCCCCGGCTACAACTGGAACCAGAGCGTCCTCTTCCAGAGCAACTCCAAGCCCGGACGGGGCCGGCGGAAGAAGGTGGACATGTTCGACACGTCCCACCTGAACttctcctcctcgtcctcctcctcctccgtgtACCCCTCCAAGAGGAGCACggggccccggcagccccggggctcccgTGGGGCTTGCGCCTCCAAGAAGGAGCGGGGAACGGGCAAGGCCAAGTTCCCCACCAAGTCGCAGCCGGTGAACCCCCTCTTCCAAGAGAGCACGGACCTGGGCTTGGACTACTACAGCGGGGACAGCAGCATgtcccccctgccctcccagtCCCGGGGCTTCGGGGTGGGCGAGCGGGACCCCTGCGACTACGCCGGGCCCTACTCCATGAACCCCTCCACCCCCTCGGACGGGACGTTCGTGCAGGGCTTTCAGAGCGACTCCCCCGGCCTGGGGCAGCCGGATTTGGAGAGCAAGCACTTCCCCGCCCTCCCTCACCAGCTGGCAGCCCCCGGCCAGCAGACTGTCTTCGAGGCCGGCCTGCAGAAAGCCTTCTCGCCCAACTGCTCGCCCACGCTGGCCTTCAAGGAGGACCTGCGGGCGGGCGACCTCCGCAAGCTGCCCGCCTGCGACTCGCTCAAACACAGCATGCAGGGGGGGGCCCTGCCGCACGCCCCGCACATGGCCTGCCGCGACCTCCCCATGCCTCAGCCACACTACGACTCCCCCAGCTGCAAAAATCCCCCCTACTGGTACTCGCCCAACgccagcacccgcagcccctCCTCGTACGACGGCAAGGCGGGGGCCGGCATGCTGGTGGACTTCATGGGCAGGACGGACCCCTCGTGTCTCAACCCCCACCTGAGCAGCCCGAGCGGCACCCACCCCCCCAAGGGCGAGAAGGAGCCCTTGGAGATGTCCCGGGCTCACCACCGAGGCCCCTACGCTTGCCCCCTGATCAATGACTTGAATATCTCCCCCGTACCGAGAGACTCtatgctgcagctgcaggacaaCTACAGGTACCCCAGTTTTGCACCCCAAGGGCACCCCGTCATGGCCCCCACCCAGAAGAGCGGGTTTTTGGGGCCGATGGTAGAGCAACAGCACCCCGAGGACACTTTTACGGTCACCTCATTGTAG